From Argopecten irradians isolate NY chromosome 3, Ai_NY, whole genome shotgun sequence:
CACAAAGGTAAAATAactctatattctatatatagttCTATGTTCACTATGCTCCGATATTTATATCATAGGGTTAAAACAAAGGACTTCCATGTTAACGTTTCTAGATTTATAAAGGAATTCTTGTTCATGCGACAAGGTTCAAAACCGAAAAGGTTTTATCGACCATATCTGAAAAGTAAAGAATTCTATGTTTAGGTTTCAAGGTTTGAAACATAGTTTTCCTAtgcttatacatgtaccatgagATTGAAACAGAGTTTTCGCCTGTTTACGTAACAAGGTTTGAAACAGGGGTTCCCCGTGTTTAGTCACAAGGTTTGACATAGAATATATTACCACGTTTACACCACTACACTGAGTACAGTTTTCAGCCCTGTTTTCGCCTTTCCTCCTCCAGCCCTTCTTGGAAGGCCACGCTGATGACGCCGTATAGCTTTATCCATGCTGTTTTTGTTGCACTGTCAAAGTTGTCCTTAAGTTGTTTCTCCATGGCGTGGAGTAGACACTCACCAACAGGCTGTAACACAGAATATACCACATATCAACACGTATTACTCATGGTTACCCATTTAACGACATATATGGTATGCATTGACTAGATGACCAACATCATCTACTACATTATGTAGTATTTGTACATCAAAACAAACCATATTCTGACCCAACTCCTAGGTGCTGCTATCTACATTCATTAGAACCATTTGGATTGATCAGTAACCCAATAAACGATCATGCCTTACCCCTAAATGTGCCGTCTGAGCCCCGTAGGTGTAATGTTTGGCCCCTAAACTTCTAACAGTTGGTACAAGACCCTCTAGATTATCAATTGCCTCCACAGCTGTTCCAACTACTCCCATGACGCCCTCAACATGCTCCCGAACTGCCTCGCTCTCAATCGATCCACCTCCTTCCTTCATGAACGAAAATATCGTCTTCACATCTGGATAGTCTGTGAATAATCTGAAATAGGATAATAATATACCTTGTTAATATCAGGACAGGAAAGAAATTATGTAGTGCATACACACCATCGTTGTAATACATCATCTCAGGCAAGTATAATAAATAATCACAATTAAAAATCTGGCATGGCATTTCTCCCattgaatataaaacatattctCTAGTCTCCTCAGACACCTTGACGTCTCATCTGACACATTGACGTCTCCTCTGACACCTTGACGACTCATCAGACACCTTGACGTCTCCTCTGACACCTTGACGTCTCATCAGACAACTTGACGTCTCCTCTGACACCTTGACGTCTCATCTGACACCTTGACGTCTCATCTGACACCTTGACGTCTCATCAGACACCTTGACGTCTCATCTGACACATTGACGTCTCCTCTGACACATTGACGTCTCATCAGACACCTTGACGTCTCCTCTGACACCTTGACGTCTCATCAGACAACTTGACGTCTCCTCTGACACCTTGACGTCTCATCTGACACCTTGACGTCTCCTCTGACACCTTGACGTCTCATCTGACACCGTTCGTCTGTGTTGTAATGTTTATAAGCCATCACACACGTTTGTCTGTCCATATGAAAACAGCTTGATTCATCCAAACCTGGTGTTTATAagtagattactgaagaaacaataaaatgtgaaaatgttCGACAtgttacgacacatataactttaaaagtaAATGTTAGCCCATTCTTTACTGAGATAAGTTTATA
This genomic window contains:
- the LOC138319408 gene encoding neuroglobin-like, with the translated sequence MGCSTSSATNMEGTKSPLVAVDKALIQKSWAQFTSSGSLADIGTPMFVKLFTDYPDVKTIFSFMKEGGGSIESEAVREHVEGVMGVVGTAVEAIDNLEGLVPTVRSLGAKHYTYGAQTAHLGPVGECLLHAMEKQLKDNFDSATKTAWIKLYGVISVAFQEGLEEERRKQG